Proteins encoded by one window of Microscilla marina ATCC 23134:
- a CDS encoding PadR family transcriptional regulator yields MYSKELLKGTLKTIILKLLSENEKMYGYEITQKVKKLSDDKIIITEGALYPSLHKLEAEGLLQTETVNIGKRVRKYYSLTPQGTSTVRVKVEEFTEFVETMQTLLSLKATT; encoded by the coding sequence ATGTATTCGAAAGAACTCCTTAAAGGAACACTAAAAACCATCATCCTCAAGCTTTTATCTGAAAATGAAAAGATGTATGGATATGAAATTACCCAAAAGGTAAAAAAACTGTCAGACGACAAGATTATTATTACCGAAGGGGCTTTATATCCCAGTTTACATAAGCTCGAAGCCGAAGGACTGCTTCAGACCGAAACAGTAAATATAGGCAAACGAGTACGTAAGTACTATTCATTGACGCCACAGGGTACTTCTACTGTCCGTGTAAAAGTAGAAGAGTTTACAGAATTTGTAGAAACCATGCAAACATTACTATCACTCAAAGCAACAACGTAA
- a CDS encoding phage holin family protein — MGLFNINKLTNNLADYIDTKVELVKLDTQEQIIKAVIVMFELLIVVVIVTIVMVFLNLTLAYYLNSVLGGSYIGFMIVAGVHLMLLALLWLKKRAIRRGFEHTMYQMITQTEKKDSNEKERKQQPKRLPE; from the coding sequence TTGGGATTATTCAATATTAACAAGCTTACCAATAATCTTGCTGACTATATCGATACCAAGGTAGAGTTGGTAAAACTGGATACTCAAGAGCAAATTATCAAAGCGGTAATTGTAATGTTCGAATTACTCATTGTGGTGGTAATTGTAACCATAGTTATGGTATTTTTGAATCTTACCTTGGCTTACTATCTCAACTCAGTACTGGGTGGATCCTACATTGGATTTATGATAGTAGCTGGAGTCCACTTGATGCTCTTGGCGTTGTTATGGTTAAAAAAGCGCGCCATCAGGCGTGGCTTTGAACATACCATGTATCAAATGATAACACAAACCGAAAAGAAAGACTCCAATGAAAAAGAACGAAAACAACAACCCAAACGCTTACCAGAGTGA
- a CDS encoding geranylgeranylglyceryl/heptaprenylglyceryl phosphate synthase, giving the protein MSKRILQTLIQRRKQGIKSFALLIDPDKFDENTGQAFLQMPAFTKVDFIFVGGSLITGDNFGQTVQWLRQHVQKPIIIFPGSNMHIDMAADAILFLSLISGRNPDFLIGQQIVAAPILKRSNLEVLPTGYMLVESGRQTTVSYISNTTPIPHDKPEVAACTALAGEMLGLQLIYADGGSGAEHPISAKMISMIRKSVDAPIIIGGGINTPERAQKALQAGADVIVVGNAIEKDAQILEGIVDKVAEMNEENN; this is encoded by the coding sequence ATGTCGAAGAGGATACTGCAAACACTCATTCAGAGAAGGAAACAAGGGATTAAATCATTTGCTTTATTGATTGATCCTGATAAATTTGATGAAAATACCGGGCAGGCTTTTTTACAAATGCCTGCCTTTACCAAAGTAGATTTTATTTTTGTGGGAGGTAGTCTCATTACTGGCGACAACTTCGGGCAAACTGTACAGTGGTTACGGCAACATGTTCAAAAACCCATCATTATTTTTCCAGGCAGCAACATGCACATCGATATGGCAGCCGATGCTATCCTCTTTTTGTCGTTGATATCGGGGCGTAACCCTGATTTTCTGATTGGACAACAAATAGTAGCGGCACCTATCCTTAAACGTAGCAACCTGGAGGTATTGCCTACTGGGTATATGTTGGTAGAGAGCGGACGACAAACTACCGTATCTTATATTAGCAATACTACTCCCATTCCTCACGACAAACCCGAAGTAGCCGCGTGTACTGCATTGGCAGGCGAAATGCTGGGCTTGCAGCTTATTTATGCCGATGGAGGTAGCGGTGCTGAGCACCCTATTAGTGCCAAAATGATCAGTATGATTAGAAAAAGCGTAGATGCACCCATTATCATAGGTGGAGGTATCAATACTCCCGAACGCGCTCAGAAAGCCCTTCAAGCGGGGGCAGATGTAATAGTAGTGGGCAATGCTATAGAAAAAGACGCTCAGATATTGGAAGGGATTGTAGATAAAGTGGCTGAAATGAATGAGGAGAATAATTAG
- a CDS encoding C10 family peptidase, which produces MKRTIQLRLLVLFVLVLQIGCVKKQTEVQPGNVTQKADLVTETEARKIAQNYNLSGAKIASITTAKVNGLAAVYLVNFERNQGYVLVSAEHKMSPVLAFNDKGSFTLEDTKAPGVSDWFQQSKQAIAQLRENGKPADAQIKARWECAVSLKRNARTTGFEYVPALTYSKWGQGCYYNAQTPVKENLPCERAYTGCVATAVGQVLRYYYGNIWREGYEEAKNTSMGRRYDWTKMKDKLTENESDGIKGIAKLMKDIGEDVNMYYTDNGSFSSARFYAYPRFHDTYGFDANTLRFMNYSADPAEVSKKLTEELDQKQLSVLVGYNDEGAGHVWVCDGYYKYDNSELFLHMNWGWDGRPDDTNGTNGWYLYNSFKPSGRTFNNRVGVITGFRVKP; this is translated from the coding sequence ATGAAAAGGACTATTCAACTTAGGCTCTTAGTTTTATTTGTATTGGTGTTACAAATAGGTTGTGTAAAAAAGCAAACCGAAGTACAGCCGGGCAATGTCACACAAAAAGCTGATCTTGTAACGGAAACAGAAGCAAGAAAAATTGCTCAAAACTACAACTTAAGTGGGGCAAAGATTGCCTCAATCACCACGGCAAAAGTAAACGGATTGGCAGCAGTATATCTTGTCAATTTTGAGCGCAACCAAGGCTATGTGTTGGTATCTGCCGAACACAAAATGTCGCCAGTGCTTGCCTTTAATGACAAAGGTAGTTTTACTCTGGAAGACACTAAAGCACCAGGAGTAAGCGATTGGTTTCAACAAAGCAAGCAAGCTATAGCTCAATTGCGTGAAAACGGTAAGCCAGCCGATGCACAGATAAAAGCTCGATGGGAATGTGCTGTTAGTCTGAAAAGAAACGCACGTACTACTGGTTTTGAATATGTGCCTGCACTTACTTACTCTAAATGGGGGCAAGGTTGTTATTACAACGCTCAAACCCCTGTAAAAGAAAACCTACCTTGCGAACGTGCTTATACAGGCTGTGTAGCCACGGCAGTAGGTCAGGTACTTAGGTATTATTATGGAAACATTTGGCGTGAAGGCTACGAAGAAGCTAAAAACACGTCTATGGGACGCAGGTATGACTGGACCAAAATGAAGGATAAACTGACAGAGAATGAGTCTGATGGTATCAAAGGCATAGCCAAACTAATGAAAGACATTGGCGAAGATGTAAACATGTATTACACCGATAATGGATCTTTTTCGAGTGCACGTTTTTACGCTTACCCACGTTTTCATGATACTTACGGGTTTGACGCCAACACTTTACGTTTCATGAATTATTCGGCTGACCCAGCTGAGGTAAGTAAAAAATTAACTGAAGAACTTGACCAAAAACAGCTTTCGGTACTAGTAGGATACAACGACGAAGGAGCTGGCCATGTGTGGGTGTGTGATGGCTACTATAAGTACGATAACAGCGAATTGTTTTTACACATGAACTGGGGTTGGGACGGCAGACCTGACGATACCAATGGCACCAATGGTTGGTATTTATACAATAGTTTTAAACCAAGCGGACGTACATTCAACAACCGTGTAGGGGTAATCACAGGATTTAGAGTAAAGCCTTAA
- a CDS encoding DUF952 domain-containing protein: MTDIPYIYHIVPTTEWAQAEQVGMYAPASINTEGFIHCSKLEQVTGSAQLFFKGQSNLKLLQIIVAKLDARLVYENTTGGTELFPHLYGSLNLNAVRQVFDFNTDANGQFVLPDTMGSQ, translated from the coding sequence ATGACTGATATCCCATATATTTACCACATTGTACCCACCACCGAATGGGCGCAAGCCGAGCAAGTTGGTATGTATGCTCCCGCGTCTATCAACACTGAAGGTTTTATTCATTGCTCAAAACTAGAGCAAGTAACGGGGAGTGCCCAACTGTTTTTTAAAGGACAAAGTAACTTAAAGTTGCTACAAATCATTGTAGCCAAACTTGATGCTCGCCTCGTATATGAGAATACCACTGGAGGCACCGAGCTTTTTCCTCACTTATATGGCTCGCTCAACCTAAATGCTGTACGCCAGGTTTTTGACTTCAACACCGATGCCAACGGGCAATTTGTCCTGCCTGACACTATGGGCTCTCAGTAA
- the lepB gene encoding signal peptidase I, producing MRLKLWQKPSPAKKKDSPKKQKNKTKEWINSIVFAVVAATLIRWLIMSAYTIPTPSMEGSLMVGDFLFVSKLHYGARTPNTPLRLPLTHNTIWGTSLPSYLSWIQLPTYRLPGFSHIKNNDVVVFNLPSDSIARPVDMRTNYIKRCMGIAGDTLKIHDAEVYINGKKAALPTKLQFRYKLVTTIQVSKRALGKYDVYFGGENSNLHYQTNNGHHVYLIFATPQNMAALKTQLGSTLRSLKMLKATKGTLSTEIYPNSYWRHLNKKARHQAQGKRYALTKIRWNIDYFGPLVIPAKGMRVHLTKENIIKYAPIIKEYEYHQAVVVAPDFSRITIEGKPVKTYIFRQNYYFMMGDNRHNSIDSRYWGLVPQDHVSGKAWFTWLSLNPNRGWLEGKLRWGRFLKKI from the coding sequence ATGCGTTTAAAACTTTGGCAAAAGCCAAGCCCTGCTAAAAAAAAGGACTCTCCAAAAAAGCAAAAGAACAAAACCAAAGAGTGGATAAACTCTATTGTGTTTGCTGTAGTAGCAGCGACCCTCATTCGTTGGCTTATTATGTCGGCTTATACCATCCCTACTCCATCTATGGAAGGGTCATTGATGGTAGGCGATTTTTTGTTTGTAAGTAAACTTCATTATGGGGCACGTACACCCAACACCCCACTACGTTTACCCCTTACTCATAATACCATCTGGGGTACCAGTTTACCTTCTTACCTCAGTTGGATTCAACTACCTACATATCGTTTGCCAGGGTTTAGTCATATAAAAAACAACGATGTAGTGGTGTTTAACCTTCCATCTGACAGCATAGCCCGCCCAGTAGACATGCGCACCAATTATATAAAACGGTGCATGGGCATTGCGGGTGATACCCTCAAAATACACGACGCTGAAGTATACATCAATGGTAAAAAAGCGGCGTTGCCAACCAAGCTCCAGTTTCGCTACAAATTAGTAACCACCATACAAGTATCAAAACGTGCATTGGGCAAATACGATGTTTATTTTGGGGGCGAAAACAGCAACTTGCATTACCAAACCAACAATGGGCACCATGTATACCTTATATTTGCCACTCCCCAAAACATGGCTGCACTCAAAACTCAGTTAGGAAGTACGCTTCGTTCGCTCAAAATGCTTAAAGCAACCAAGGGGACATTATCTACCGAGATATACCCCAACAGCTATTGGAGGCACCTCAATAAAAAAGCCCGTCACCAAGCACAAGGCAAAAGGTATGCTTTGACGAAAATTCGTTGGAACATAGACTACTTTGGCCCCTTGGTTATTCCCGCCAAGGGCATGCGTGTGCACCTGACTAAAGAAAATATTATAAAATATGCTCCCATCATCAAAGAGTATGAGTACCACCAGGCGGTGGTGGTAGCTCCCGATTTTTCGCGCATAACCATTGAAGGCAAACCCGTAAAAACATATATTTTTCGCCAGAACTATTATTTTATGATGGGCGACAACCGCCACAACTCTATAGATTCGCGCTACTGGGGCCTGGTACCACAAGATCATGTCTCAGGCAAAGCGTGGTTTACCTGGTTATCGCTGAACCCTAACCGAGGCTGGCTGGAAGGGAAGCTCAGATGGGGACGTTTTTTAAAAAAAATATAA
- the dinB gene encoding DNA polymerase IV, whose protein sequence is MQKIIHIDMDAFYASVEQRDHPQYQGKPLAVGGSRERGVVAAASYEARKFGVYSAMSSRLAYQKCPHIIFVRPRFDVYKEVSQQIREIFHEYTDLVEPLSLDEAYLDVTKNKVGMPSATIIAREIKQKIFDATQLTASAGISVNKFLAKVASDMDKPNGLTLISPEEAADFVAKLPIKKFHGIGKVTAKKMQQLGIFTGADLRRWDKAKLVRQFGKVGNYYFNIAQGIDQRSVNPHRIRKSISTENTFDHDLASLEEMETALHQLAEELMRRMEKTKSFGQTITLKVKYDNFQQITRSKTLAYPINTLDLIIRLYQELIRGCDFS, encoded by the coding sequence ATGCAGAAAATAATCCATATAGATATGGATGCGTTTTATGCTTCGGTAGAGCAACGCGACCACCCTCAGTACCAAGGCAAGCCTCTGGCAGTAGGTGGTAGCCGTGAACGGGGAGTAGTGGCAGCGGCAAGTTACGAAGCCCGCAAGTTTGGAGTATACTCGGCCATGTCGTCGCGGCTTGCCTACCAAAAATGCCCACATATTATTTTTGTACGCCCTCGGTTCGACGTATACAAGGAGGTGTCACAACAAATCAGGGAAATTTTTCACGAGTATACCGATTTGGTCGAGCCGCTTTCGTTGGATGAAGCTTACCTTGACGTTACCAAAAACAAAGTAGGCATGCCCTCAGCTACCATTATAGCTCGTGAGATTAAACAAAAAATTTTTGACGCCACTCAACTTACCGCATCGGCAGGCATTTCGGTCAATAAGTTTTTGGCAAAGGTGGCTTCTGATATGGACAAACCCAATGGGCTTACTCTAATTTCGCCCGAAGAGGCGGCAGATTTTGTAGCCAAACTGCCCATCAAAAAGTTTCACGGCATAGGCAAAGTTACCGCCAAAAAAATGCAACAATTGGGTATTTTTACTGGAGCCGACTTGCGTAGATGGGACAAGGCAAAACTTGTACGGCAGTTTGGCAAAGTAGGCAATTATTATTTTAACATTGCCCAAGGCATTGATCAACGCAGCGTAAACCCGCACCGCATTCGTAAATCTATTAGCACCGAAAACACTTTCGATCACGACCTTGCCAGTCTCGAAGAAATGGAAACAGCACTACACCAACTCGCCGAAGAACTCATGAGACGTATGGAAAAAACCAAGTCGTTTGGGCAAACCATTACGCTTAAGGTCAAGTATGACAATTTTCAGCAAATTACCCGTAGCAAAACCTTGGCTTACCCTATCAACACACTCGACCTGATCATACGTTTGTATCAGGAACTGATCCGGGGGTGTGATTTTTCGGA
- a CDS encoding M23 family metallopeptidase — MFYLSEEKVNWILNNLRTQGLNDDRLEGELLDHICCAVEHEMQENRLSFEEAYAQTIAAFGKEGILKVQKDTLKARKTRSISRRITHLSATIAACLILFIGVVVQAQERPNAHPLLKSIPVCSGFGKRHHPMSSKLRFHSGVDIRVPVGTKVFAPAGGKVIEAKFHQGRGYYVVIQHNDVYTTTYWHLSKILVRKNQYIKKGDNIALTGSTGFSTGPHLHYEVKKHGKVVNPQQYFGK; from the coding sequence ATGTTTTATTTATCTGAAGAAAAGGTTAACTGGATACTCAACAACCTCCGTACACAAGGCTTAAACGATGACCGTTTGGAGGGAGAATTATTAGACCATATATGCTGTGCAGTAGAGCACGAAATGCAAGAAAATCGCTTGTCGTTCGAAGAAGCTTACGCCCAAACCATTGCCGCTTTTGGCAAAGAAGGAATTCTTAAAGTTCAAAAAGATACGCTCAAAGCCCGCAAGACACGCTCAATTTCACGCCGAATTACTCACTTGAGCGCCACCATTGCAGCTTGTTTGATTTTATTTATTGGAGTAGTAGTACAAGCCCAGGAACGCCCCAATGCCCACCCTTTACTTAAGTCTATCCCGGTTTGTTCGGGTTTTGGCAAACGCCACCACCCTATGAGCAGCAAGCTTAGATTCCATTCAGGTGTTGATATCAGAGTACCCGTAGGCACTAAAGTGTTTGCACCTGCCGGAGGCAAAGTCATTGAAGCTAAGTTTCACCAGGGTCGAGGTTATTATGTGGTGATTCAACACAACGATGTGTATACTACTACTTACTGGCATTTGTCTAAAATACTGGTAAGAAAAAACCAATATATAAAGAAAGGAGATAATATAGCACTTACCGGAAGTACCGGATTCTCTACTGGTCCTCACCTGCATTATGAAGTAAAAAAACACGGCAAAGTGGTCAATCCACAGCAATACTTTGGTAAGTAA
- the lepB gene encoding signal peptidase I — protein sequence MRLKFWKKKDKENKKKKSKAREWIDSIVFAVVAATLIRWLIMSAYTIPTPSMEGTQMVGDFLFVSKLHYGARTPKTLLHMPLTDNKIWGTNIPSYLDWIQLPIRRIPGFSDVKNNDVVVFNWPADTTKSPVDMKVNYIKRCVGIPGDKLEVKNTQLYINGKKAKDPEKLQFLYRLVSSMSISQKVLDKLDIYRNNSYYVTPTNDNKFIYQIFTTPQNIKLLKQQLGPAALSMQILAREKNEFAAEIYPNSYWRDQNMRKGGQYNYKQNPWNQDYFGPLTLPKEGMKIEMTKENIIKYGPVIKEYEYHNKVEVANDFSKITIDGKEIKTYTFVQDYYFMMGDNRHNSQDSRYWGFVPRDHVVGKAWFTWLSLNPNKGLFSGKVRWNRMFKSID from the coding sequence ATGCGTTTGAAATTTTGGAAAAAAAAGGACAAGGAAAATAAAAAGAAAAAAAGTAAAGCCAGAGAGTGGATTGACTCTATCGTATTTGCGGTAGTAGCGGCTACTCTTATCCGTTGGTTGATCATGTCGGCTTATACTATCCCTACTCCTTCTATGGAAGGAACCCAAATGGTAGGTGACTTTTTATTTGTGAGCAAGCTTCATTATGGGGCACGTACCCCCAAAACATTGTTGCACATGCCACTGACTGATAACAAAATATGGGGTACCAATATTCCCTCTTACCTCGACTGGATTCAGTTGCCTATCCGACGCATTCCGGGGTTTAGTGATGTAAAAAACAATGATGTGGTGGTTTTTAACTGGCCTGCTGATACTACCAAAAGCCCGGTAGACATGAAGGTAAACTACATTAAACGATGTGTAGGAATACCCGGCGACAAACTGGAAGTAAAAAATACTCAATTATATATCAACGGTAAAAAAGCAAAAGATCCTGAAAAGCTTCAGTTTTTGTACAGATTGGTTTCAAGCATGAGTATTTCACAAAAAGTACTCGACAAACTGGATATTTATAGAAATAACAGTTATTATGTAACACCTACCAACGATAACAAATTCATTTACCAGATTTTTACTACTCCTCAAAATATCAAGCTGTTAAAACAACAACTAGGGCCTGCTGCACTCTCCATGCAGATACTTGCCAGAGAAAAAAATGAGTTTGCAGCAGAGATTTACCCCAACAGTTACTGGCGAGACCAAAACATGCGCAAGGGTGGGCAGTATAACTATAAACAAAATCCCTGGAACCAAGACTATTTCGGTCCTTTGACTTTACCCAAAGAAGGCATGAAGATAGAAATGACCAAAGAAAATATTATCAAGTACGGACCTGTAATTAAAGAGTATGAATACCACAACAAAGTAGAAGTGGCCAACGATTTCAGCAAAATCACCATTGATGGCAAAGAAATCAAAACGTATACTTTTGTGCAAGATTATTACTTTATGATGGGTGACAATCGCCACAACTCGCAAGATTCACGTTATTGGGGTTTTGTGCCCAGAGACCACGTTGTGGGCAAGGCTTGGTTTACTTGGTTATCGCTGAACCCCAACAAAGGATTATTTAGTGGTAAAGTTCGCTGGAACAGAATGTTCAAAAGCATTGATTAG